A single genomic interval of Gemmatimonadota bacterium harbors:
- a CDS encoding formimidoylglutamate deiminase → MTATAPIRRPPAPASDRRRLRFERLLIDGDWADDVRVGITASGEIDAIEPESADTSVQQVRGRTVPGAVNLHSHAFQRALAGTAESAGPEFWGWRRAMYRLADRLTPELAGAVALQLYLELLKSGFTCVGEFHYLHHQSGGEPYEDPAEMSGRVVDAAEAAGIGLVHMPAVYETGGFDDEPLAGAQLRFRLGLEEAMEIAASLPRGPNLSTGLALHSLRAVHPSTLTALEQLHAPDAASGAGTFPVHIHVAEPEREVEECLAKRGARPVEWLLANAPVDGGWCLIHATHLSPAEAAETAGREAVVGLCPTTEANLGDGVFPLTLFSRLGGRFGIGTDSHVSRSPAEELRTLEYGRRLTTKSRTWAGSPPVRGSRRGDRSDGSAGERDAFRSALAGPGGRLLHHAWKDGCRALGWNGGEVAVGRRADLVVLDAGHPVLVERDGSAVLDSWIFSGPENPVRHVMVGGEWVVKDGRHALDEEACLAYARAVKTLSES, encoded by the coding sequence ATGACGGCCACCGCTCCTATTCGCCGGCCACCGGCTCCCGCTTCCGACAGAAGGCGCCTTCGGTTCGAGCGTCTCCTGATCGACGGTGATTGGGCGGATGACGTCCGAGTCGGGATCACGGCTTCGGGCGAAATCGACGCCATCGAACCGGAGAGCGCCGACACCTCCGTGCAGCAGGTCCGGGGTCGGACGGTGCCCGGTGCCGTCAACCTGCACAGCCACGCCTTCCAGCGCGCTCTCGCCGGAACGGCGGAGTCCGCCGGGCCCGAGTTCTGGGGCTGGCGTCGCGCCATGTACCGCCTCGCCGATCGCCTCACGCCGGAACTCGCGGGCGCGGTGGCTCTCCAACTCTACCTGGAACTGCTCAAATCGGGCTTCACCTGCGTGGGGGAGTTCCACTACCTCCACCACCAGTCCGGTGGCGAGCCCTACGAAGATCCGGCGGAGATGAGCGGAAGGGTCGTCGATGCCGCGGAAGCGGCGGGCATCGGACTCGTGCACATGCCGGCGGTCTACGAGACCGGCGGCTTCGACGACGAACCTCTGGCCGGCGCTCAACTGCGCTTCCGGCTCGGACTCGAAGAAGCGATGGAGATCGCGGCTTCCCTTCCGAGGGGGCCGAACCTCTCGACCGGTCTGGCGCTCCACAGCCTCCGCGCCGTGCACCCGTCGACTCTGACGGCTCTGGAGCAGCTGCACGCCCCCGACGCGGCCTCGGGTGCGGGAACCTTCCCCGTCCACATCCACGTCGCCGAACCCGAGCGAGAGGTCGAGGAGTGCCTGGCGAAGAGGGGAGCGCGTCCGGTGGAATGGCTCCTCGCCAACGCGCCCGTCGATGGCGGCTGGTGTCTGATCCACGCGACCCACCTCTCGCCGGCGGAGGCTGCGGAGACAGCCGGCCGGGAAGCGGTCGTCGGTCTCTGCCCCACGACCGAAGCCAACCTGGGCGACGGCGTCTTTCCGCTGACGCTGTTCTCGAGACTGGGCGGCCGATTTGGAATCGGCACCGACAGTCACGTCTCGCGGAGTCCGGCCGAGGAGCTTCGCACCTTGGAATACGGCAGAAGGCTGACCACGAAGTCGCGAACCTGGGCTGGTTCCCCGCCGGTCCGTGGTTCCAGGCGGGGAGATCGTTCGGACGGTTCCGCGGGTGAGCGCGACGCCTTCCGGTCAGCCTTGGCCGGTCCCGGCGGACGGCTCCTGCACCACGCGTGGAAGGACGGCTGCCGGGCGCTCGGATGGAACGGCGGCGAAGTGGCCGTGGGCCGCAGGGCCGATCTGGTGGTGCTGGACGCAGGTCACCCGGTCTTGGTCGAAAGAGATGGAAGCGCCGTGCTGGATTCGTGGATATTCTCCGGCCCGGAGAACCCGGTCCGCCACGTGATGGTCGGTGGCGAATGGGTTGTGAAAGACGGACGCCACGCCCTCGACGAGGAGGCTTGCCTTGCCTACGCCCGGGCGGTGAAGACCCTGTCGGAAAGCTGA
- a CDS encoding CRTAC1 family protein, with protein sequence MGPILTPTPSSTSRQGDKEAVPGGAVKRTALVAAWLLAAGCGGPPEVVWVEEDGVRWRVLEVDRAQGEGFTALTARASGLDFRNDPEPDLLVANQHLANGAGTALGDVDGDGLTDIFLTHTGGANALYLNRGGLRFERADESAGTSMPGLHPSGAAFADVDGDGDQDLLVSSMGSHVRLLVNDGTGHFSDGSAEAGFDIARAGSTLALADIDLDGDLDLYATNYKLWRAADVFPPEVRREHPVLIDMPDGSVEVAERYRDHYEIVRGSNGEVMSWEFGEEDDLWLNDGTGHFDRTGVTAPRFGLLGAEAGSSEGVGRDADREPRDWGLSARFHDVDGDGDPDLYVANDFESPDRFWLNDGTGHFAEVGAPALPKTSHASMSIAFGDVDADGLTDIFVADMLPLSTRRRKTQVPMLIERRPPAGDTLSIMQVNRNTLQLRRPDGSFAEAARWAEVDASDWTWGSELFDGDLDGDLDLVAVNGHRWDPLDGDTGVRMRETAAPAGTGEDWRKVIDAFPELRVSNVAFRNHGRGQFDLADDWGLDLGPDISHGLATGDLDGDGDLDLVINRLGDVAVVLRNDASAHRVAVRLVGLPPNTDAVGARVRIEKGRNADGEVVDLAPNPTANGIGGPGDGREGRPSLEAEVGAGGLYLSHADGQLVFATLDADSFVIAVRWPDGRKSRTPARTGRLYEITEASADSQAPQEGTQETDPPAPSRQESAADPGPASGSPSPLFADVSARVTHLHRDDPYDAQAQPLLPRSLDRLGPGIAWVDIDDDGDPDLVSGGGAGGRLTVAENRSGFVAAKVRVSSVLEWDVSGLVPEPDGSVLAGVANWEARNAETARSLPPVWQVATAADPPSLRPALESDGASTGPLASADIDGDGDLDLFIGGRAYQHAYPLTPRSRIFLRREGRLEHDPEASKPVDQAGLVSGATFSDLDGDGDPDLALALDWGSPRVYINESGRLTDRSAALGLGSHLGWWNGVAAGDVNGDGLMDLVLTSWGTNTGLRPTPTAPVFGHWGDFDRGGSLDLLLAQHDPRIGDIAPRISYPELRRALPYVRSRTVPSFSAYADASLEEVLGPSAQTAQVVRITTLEHTVFLNRGDRFEAAPLPQAAQLAPAHGVTVADFNHDGAEDIALAQNFFPDRTGAERHDSGRGLILLGNGRGDFAALSTLESGVSIAGDQRGLAAADFDGDARTDLAFGVNAGPPALYRNAGGDPGIRVRLVGRPGNPSGVGARVRLRYRDGEGPVREVRAGSGFWSSDGAVQVLGVDRLRSGSVAVEVRWPDGRTERTTWRGEREIVFRR encoded by the coding sequence ATGGGTCCGATCCTCACCCCGACACCGAGCAGCACGTCCCGCCAAGGCGACAAAGAGGCGGTCCCCGGCGGTGCCGTAAAACGAACCGCCCTCGTTGCGGCCTGGCTTCTGGCGGCAGGCTGCGGTGGCCCGCCGGAAGTCGTCTGGGTAGAGGAGGACGGCGTCCGCTGGCGTGTGCTCGAGGTGGACCGCGCACAAGGTGAAGGCTTCACGGCGCTGACGGCGCGGGCGAGCGGACTCGACTTCCGAAACGACCCGGAGCCGGACCTGCTGGTGGCGAATCAGCACCTCGCCAACGGGGCGGGAACGGCGCTGGGCGACGTGGACGGTGACGGCTTAACGGACATCTTCCTGACCCACACCGGCGGCGCCAACGCCCTCTACCTCAATCGCGGGGGTCTTCGCTTCGAGCGGGCCGACGAATCCGCCGGAACGTCGATGCCCGGGCTTCACCCGAGCGGAGCGGCGTTCGCCGACGTGGACGGCGACGGCGATCAGGACCTGCTCGTCTCGTCCATGGGTTCGCACGTGCGTCTTCTGGTGAACGACGGCACGGGTCACTTCTCCGACGGTTCGGCGGAGGCCGGTTTCGACATCGCCCGCGCCGGAAGCACGCTCGCGCTCGCGGACATCGACCTGGACGGCGACCTCGATCTGTACGCGACCAACTACAAGCTGTGGAGGGCGGCGGACGTTTTCCCGCCCGAAGTGCGACGCGAGCATCCGGTGCTGATCGACATGCCCGACGGGTCGGTCGAGGTCGCCGAACGGTATCGGGACCACTACGAGATCGTCCGCGGCTCCAACGGCGAGGTCATGTCGTGGGAGTTCGGCGAGGAGGACGACCTCTGGCTGAACGACGGCACGGGTCACTTCGACCGCACAGGAGTGACGGCGCCGAGGTTCGGACTTCTCGGTGCCGAGGCCGGTTCGTCGGAAGGGGTCGGGAGAGATGCCGATCGGGAACCGAGGGACTGGGGGCTGAGCGCCCGTTTTCACGACGTGGACGGCGACGGCGATCCCGATCTCTACGTCGCCAACGACTTCGAAAGCCCGGACCGCTTCTGGTTGAACGACGGCACGGGACACTTCGCCGAGGTCGGTGCGCCCGCGCTGCCCAAGACGAGCCACGCCTCCATGTCGATCGCGTTCGGTGACGTGGACGCGGACGGTCTGACGGATATCTTCGTCGCCGACATGCTACCGCTCTCGACGCGCCGCCGGAAGACGCAGGTCCCCATGCTGATCGAGCGCAGGCCGCCGGCCGGAGACACCCTTTCGATCATGCAGGTGAACCGGAACACACTTCAGCTCCGCCGACCCGACGGCAGTTTCGCCGAGGCGGCGCGCTGGGCCGAGGTGGACGCCTCCGACTGGACCTGGGGCAGCGAACTCTTCGACGGCGATCTCGACGGCGATCTCGATCTCGTCGCCGTCAACGGCCATCGCTGGGATCCGCTCGACGGCGACACCGGAGTCCGAATGCGTGAGACGGCCGCGCCGGCCGGCACCGGCGAGGACTGGCGCAAAGTCATCGACGCCTTCCCGGAACTCAGGGTCTCGAACGTCGCATTTCGGAACCACGGACGCGGTCAGTTCGATCTCGCCGACGACTGGGGTCTCGATCTTGGACCCGACATCTCACATGGCCTGGCGACCGGCGATCTGGACGGCGACGGCGACCTCGACCTGGTGATCAACCGGCTGGGGGACGTGGCGGTCGTCCTTCGCAACGACGCCTCGGCCCACCGGGTGGCGGTGAGACTCGTCGGCTTGCCGCCCAATACCGACGCCGTAGGAGCGCGCGTGCGTATCGAGAAGGGACGGAACGCCGACGGAGAGGTGGTGGATCTCGCTCCGAATCCGACTGCAAACGGCATAGGAGGGCCGGGGGACGGACGAGAGGGACGACCGAGCCTCGAAGCCGAGGTGGGTGCCGGGGGGCTTTACCTCTCTCACGCGGACGGCCAGCTCGTTTTCGCCACCCTGGACGCTGATTCCTTCGTCATCGCGGTTCGCTGGCCCGACGGCCGCAAGAGTCGCACGCCGGCCCGGACCGGCCGACTCTACGAGATCACGGAGGCTTCGGCAGACTCGCAGGCGCCCCAGGAGGGAACGCAGGAGACCGACCCGCCCGCCCCTTCACGGCAGGAGTCCGCCGCCGACCCGGGTCCCGCCTCCGGGTCCCCTTCGCCGCTCTTCGCGGACGTCTCCGCCCGGGTCACCCATCTCCACCGCGACGACCCATACGACGCGCAGGCGCAGCCCCTCCTCCCCCGCAGCCTCGACCGCCTGGGACCGGGGATCGCTTGGGTGGACATCGATGACGACGGCGACCCGGATCTCGTCTCGGGAGGCGGAGCCGGAGGCAGGCTGACGGTCGCGGAAAACCGCTCGGGCTTCGTCGCCGCCAAGGTGCGCGTCTCTTCCGTCCTCGAATGGGACGTGAGCGGGTTGGTGCCCGAACCCGACGGATCGGTCCTCGCAGGCGTGGCGAACTGGGAGGCGCGAAACGCGGAGACGGCCCGTTCGCTGCCACCGGTATGGCAGGTCGCCACCGCCGCCGACCCTCCCTCGCTACGGCCCGCCCTGGAGTCCGACGGCGCGTCCACGGGACCGCTGGCTTCGGCCGACATCGACGGCGACGGCGACCTGGATCTGTTCATCGGGGGACGAGCCTACCAGCACGCGTATCCCCTTACTCCCCGCTCGAGAATATTTCTGCGTCGGGAAGGTCGGCTCGAACACGATCCCGAGGCGTCGAAACCGGTGGACCAGGCGGGGCTGGTTTCGGGAGCCACCTTCTCCGACCTGGACGGCGACGGCGACCCGGATCTCGCGCTCGCGCTGGACTGGGGCTCGCCTCGGGTCTACATCAACGAATCGGGCCGGCTCACGGACCGAAGCGCGGCACTCGGTCTGGGCTCGCATCTCGGTTGGTGGAACGGAGTCGCCGCAGGAGACGTGAACGGCGACGGCCTGATGGATCTCGTTCTCACCTCCTGGGGGACGAACACCGGCCTGCGACCGACTCCGACCGCACCCGTGTTCGGGCACTGGGGGGATTTCGACCGGGGCGGCTCGCTCGACCTTCTCCTCGCCCAGCACGACCCGCGCATCGGCGACATCGCACCGCGAATCTCCTATCCGGAGCTCCGCCGTGCGCTGCCCTATGTACGCTCCCGCACGGTTCCCTCCTTCTCCGCATACGCCGACGCGTCGCTCGAAGAGGTCCTCGGACCTTCGGCCCAGACCGCTCAGGTAGTGAGGATCACGACCTTGGAGCACACCGTCTTCCTGAATCGGGGTGATCGCTTCGAGGCCGCACCCTTGCCGCAGGCCGCGCAGCTCGCTCCGGCGCACGGCGTCACAGTAGCGGACTTCAACCACGACGGCGCAGAGGACATTGCCCTCGCCCAGAACTTCTTTCCCGATCGCACCGGAGCCGAGCGCCACGACTCGGGCCGAGGCCTGATCCTGCTGGGGAACGGTCGGGGCGATTTCGCGGCGCTCAGCACCCTGGAGTCGGGAGTGTCGATAGCGGGAGACCAGCGCGGCCTAGCCGCCGCCGACTTCGACGGCGACGCCCGCACCGATCTCGCCTTCGGCGTCAACGCCGGTCCGCCGGCGCTCTACCGCAACGCAGGCGGCGATCCCGGCATACGGGTCCGGCTCGTCGGGCGTCCGGGGAACCCGTCGGGCGTAGGAGCCCGGGTCCGCCTTCGCTACCGGGACGGCGAGGGTCCCGTGCGGGAGGTCCGGGCCGGATCCGGCTTCTGGTCGAGCGACGGAGCCGTGCAGGTGCTGGGAGTCGACAGGCTGCGTTCCGGCTCGGTGGCGGTCGAGGTCAGGTGGCCGGACGGTCGCACGGAGCGGACGACCTGGCGGGGCGAGCGGGAGATCGTCTTCAGACGCTGA
- a CDS encoding site-specific DNA-methyltransferase encodes MPGGRIILSDNLPVLKRMENGSAELVYIDPPFNTGRPQTRTNVRVERDRDGDRRGFQGRRYRTSVVRRSSYPDQVDDYLGFLAPRLGEAHRVLAPTGSFFLHIDYREAHYCKVLLDQIFGRASFINEIIWAYDYGARSKKKWPTKHDTIFWYTKDPRSYTFNYDEMDRIPYMAPGLVGKEKAARGKTPTDVWWHTIVSPTGAEKTGYPTQKPLGVLERIVKVHSNPGDTVLDFFAGSGTTGEAAARHGRRYVLVDSNPEAARVMAERLSRYGPELVEAPVHSSSVTDCSP; translated from the coding sequence ATGCCTGGCGGGCGGATCATCCTTTCGGACAACCTTCCCGTGCTGAAGCGCATGGAGAACGGCTCTGCCGAGCTCGTTTACATCGACCCGCCTTTCAACACCGGCCGGCCCCAGACCCGGACCAACGTCAGAGTGGAACGGGATCGTGACGGCGACCGCCGCGGTTTTCAAGGCCGACGCTATCGCACCTCGGTCGTCCGTCGAAGCAGCTACCCCGATCAGGTCGACGACTATCTCGGCTTCCTGGCGCCGCGACTCGGAGAGGCGCACCGCGTCCTGGCTCCGACCGGGTCCTTCTTCCTTCATATCGACTACCGCGAAGCCCACTACTGCAAGGTTCTGCTCGACCAGATCTTCGGGCGGGCCTCGTTCATCAACGAGATCATCTGGGCCTACGACTACGGAGCGCGTTCGAAGAAGAAGTGGCCGACCAAGCACGACACTATCTTTTGGTACACCAAGGATCCCCGTTCGTACACCTTCAACTACGACGAGATGGACCGCATACCGTACATGGCCCCCGGGCTCGTCGGCAAGGAGAAGGCCGCCCGAGGCAAAACGCCGACCGACGTGTGGTGGCACACCATCGTCAGCCCCACGGGCGCAGAAAAAACCGGTTACCCGACCCAGAAGCCGCTCGGCGTCCTGGAACGCATCGTCAAGGTCCACTCGAATCCGGGCGACACCGTGCTCGACTTCTTCGCCGGGAGCGGGACCACGGGAGAGGCGGCGGCGCGCCACGGGCGGCGTTACGTGCTGGTCGACTCGAATCCGGAGGCCGCGCGCGTCATGGCCGAGCGCTTGAGCCGGTACGGCCCTGAGCTCGTCGAAGCCCCCGTCCACTCTTCTTCGGTAACAGATTGCAGCCCATGA
- the hutI gene encoding imidazolonepropionase encodes MIDTSGAVRAHPWDRLWTGIHLATMTGPASGIGVVRDGALASSRGRIAWVGREADLPAPEKNDARQVVPCDGAWMTPGLIDCHTHIVFGGDRLDDFRRRLAGESYVEIARGGGGIASTVRATRGASAEELTRSGLRRVRELQEWGVTTVEVKSGYGLDLETELRMLEVASSLSVIAAADVSPTLLAAHAFPPEYRGRRKSYVDLVVEEIVPAALDQGLARAVDVFCEEIAFSPDEARRVLEAGMDGGLAGRVHADQLSASGGAELAAAVGARSADHLEQLSPEGARSMAGAGVAAVLLPGAAHFLGETARPPVGALRRAGVPIAVASDANPGSSPITNVGVILNLACVLFGLTPEEALRGYTEVAARVLGLEADRGTLEPGKRADLAIWDVDDPAELCYWVGGRPLSALVKDGDPL; translated from the coding sequence ATGATCGACACGTCCGGTGCAGTACGCGCCCATCCTTGGGATCGCCTCTGGACGGGAATTCACCTGGCGACCATGACCGGGCCCGCGTCCGGTATCGGCGTCGTTCGCGACGGCGCTCTCGCCTCGTCCAGGGGTCGGATCGCCTGGGTGGGACGCGAGGCCGACCTGCCCGCTCCCGAGAAGAACGACGCTCGCCAGGTCGTTCCCTGCGACGGGGCGTGGATGACGCCGGGGCTGATCGACTGCCACACCCACATCGTGTTCGGCGGAGATCGACTCGACGACTTTCGCAGACGCCTCGCCGGCGAATCCTATGTCGAAATTGCGAGAGGCGGAGGCGGGATAGCTTCGACGGTGCGAGCGACCCGGGGGGCTTCGGCGGAGGAGCTGACCCGCAGTGGGCTGCGACGAGTTCGAGAGCTCCAGGAGTGGGGAGTCACGACCGTCGAGGTCAAATCCGGCTACGGCCTGGACCTCGAGACCGAATTGCGCATGCTCGAGGTGGCGAGCTCGCTCTCCGTGATCGCAGCCGCGGACGTCTCGCCCACGCTGCTGGCGGCTCATGCGTTTCCGCCGGAGTACCGCGGCCGACGCAAGTCGTACGTCGATCTCGTGGTGGAGGAAATCGTACCCGCCGCGCTCGACCAGGGACTTGCTCGGGCGGTGGACGTGTTCTGCGAGGAGATCGCCTTCAGCCCGGACGAGGCTAGGCGGGTCCTGGAGGCGGGGATGGATGGAGGGCTCGCCGGACGGGTGCATGCGGACCAGCTTTCAGCGTCGGGCGGAGCCGAGCTGGCGGCAGCGGTCGGGGCGCGTTCCGCCGACCACCTGGAGCAGCTCTCGCCGGAAGGCGCGCGTTCCATGGCCGGGGCCGGGGTCGCCGCCGTCCTGCTCCCCGGCGCCGCTCATTTCCTCGGTGAGACCGCCCGTCCGCCCGTAGGAGCCCTCAGACGTGCGGGCGTCCCCATCGCGGTTGCCAGCGACGCCAACCCGGGGTCGTCTCCCATCACCAACGTCGGCGTGATCCTCAACCTCGCCTGCGTACTCTTCGGACTCACCCCGGAGGAGGCTCTGCGCGGCTACACGGAAGTCGCGGCTCGGGTGCTCGGTCTCGAGGCGGATCGCGGCACCCTCGAACCGGGCAAACGGGCCGATCTGGCAATCTGGGACGTGGACGATCCGGCCGAGCTCTGCTACTGGGTGGGCGGACGGCCGCTCTCGGCGCTGGTCAAGGACGGCGATCCGCTCTGA
- a CDS encoding VCBS repeat-containing protein — MNNASHGIQPPLHPRFHSPNMTRLVRIVSSLILTSLPALVATACSEPPADPAELQSARALGLAYLEENRLEEAVVEFQRLIEMAPSEPLGHANLGLAYLRLGRLADAEEHVSRALELEADAEVSMILAEVLLADERPDDARATLTDALDADSLHLRVLYALANLDAESGDPAASARRAERLSRLGAVAPGNAAVRIEFVSALFAAGRVEEGGAELEAVRQLVPEFPVEALDPFDEALLAAEEGDAGSALNAALSFGNAMRTTPAYQRGLTELTGPGGVLVGFPVLTFSENLGEVRSQEAILAALRFTDASAALGLDTEDDGGSVGGEESANGGGNGALALGDFDGDGDTDIHVGGRLLEDRPTGYVDVTAEAGLPSFEDPTGVRFADWDNDGHLDLYVATADGGHLFRNEGIGSFTDVTESLEVELPAGEPLFGDFDHDGDLDLVVAWAGGGTLFRNDLDGTFTDLGERAGFTTTTAPDVPAADGARTIRAAFADLDDDDDLDFVLPDPAGGLRLHDNRRLGLFAEVAAERGLAEAGEGTAGLDLVAAGDYDNDGRPDLLGGRSGGPGVVLLRNRGDGTFTEDTRPTALREGAEAISVTDLSFVDFDNDGWLDIVLGGEADGASTGRALLFRNAAAGRFDPMIGIVPDLPAPVRRIAARDFEADGDLDLFVSLADNSVRLLRNEGGNANHYLKIALVGLSTGSGKNNHHGIGAKVEIRAGGLYQTRTVTEPELHVGLGGHSAADVVRVRWTNGVPQNLFYPRANQSVVEEQILKGSCPFLYAWDGERFAMVTDLMWKSALGMPLGLMAQGHAEFAPPGASQEYLRLPSGALEERDGTYELRVTGELWEIIYMDEVELIAVDHPDSFDVYVDERFAFVTGEVPLELHRVRERRPLAAAVDHRGRDVRDLLERADDRYVAGFVPERYQGVSRLHSLELDLGPAAEGEQVKLFMRGWIFPTDASINMALSQSDELAAIMPYVEVPDGGGWRTVVTDFSFPAGKDKTVIQDLTGLLAPGDPRVRISTTMNIYWDEAFVSIGAGAGPTEIARLEPVGAELRYHGVADRFRRGGPDGPHWASYYEAQEVAPWRPILGNRTRYGDVRELLLHDDSRYPVMGPGDEIVLSFDADELPELPGGWTRDFLIYTTGWLKDADLSTAAGWQVGPLPFHGMSSYPYGADESYPYPALADTLHTRPPADYPALASERR; from the coding sequence ATGAACAACGCCTCCCACGGCATTCAACCGCCGCTGCATCCGCGCTTCCACTCCCCGAACATGACTCGGCTCGTCCGCATCGTCTCTTCACTGATCCTCACCTCTCTTCCGGCGCTCGTCGCCACCGCCTGCTCCGAGCCGCCAGCCGATCCGGCCGAGCTCCAGTCCGCCCGCGCCCTGGGTCTCGCCTATCTCGAGGAGAACCGGCTCGAGGAGGCCGTCGTCGAGTTCCAGCGTCTGATCGAGATGGCGCCTTCCGAACCGCTCGGTCACGCGAACCTGGGGCTGGCCTACCTGCGCCTGGGCAGGCTCGCGGACGCCGAGGAGCACGTGAGCAGGGCGCTCGAACTGGAGGCCGACGCCGAGGTGTCGATGATCCTGGCGGAGGTGCTGCTGGCGGACGAGCGTCCGGACGACGCCAGGGCGACGCTGACCGACGCTCTCGACGCGGATTCGCTCCACCTGCGCGTCCTCTACGCCCTCGCCAACCTCGACGCCGAGTCCGGCGACCCGGCCGCCTCCGCACGGCGGGCCGAACGCCTGAGCCGGTTGGGAGCGGTCGCGCCCGGCAACGCCGCCGTGCGGATCGAGTTCGTCTCGGCGCTCTTCGCCGCAGGACGGGTGGAGGAGGGCGGCGCGGAACTGGAAGCGGTTCGGCAACTGGTACCGGAGTTTCCGGTGGAGGCGCTCGACCCGTTCGACGAGGCGCTGCTGGCGGCCGAAGAAGGCGATGCCGGCTCCGCCCTGAACGCCGCCCTAAGCTTCGGGAACGCCATGCGCACCACCCCGGCGTATCAGCGCGGGCTCACCGAGCTGACGGGGCCCGGCGGAGTACTGGTGGGATTTCCCGTCCTCACCTTCAGCGAGAACCTGGGCGAGGTCCGCTCGCAGGAGGCGATCCTGGCCGCCCTCCGCTTCACCGACGCGAGTGCGGCCTTGGGACTCGACACGGAGGACGACGGCGGGAGTGTCGGTGGAGAGGAGAGTGCGAACGGCGGCGGGAACGGGGCTCTCGCCCTAGGTGATTTCGACGGCGACGGCGACACGGACATCCATGTGGGCGGACGGCTGCTCGAAGACCGGCCGACCGGCTATGTCGACGTCACGGCCGAGGCGGGGCTCCCGAGCTTCGAAGATCCGACCGGTGTGCGCTTCGCCGACTGGGACAACGACGGCCATCTCGACCTCTACGTGGCGACAGCCGACGGAGGACACCTGTTTCGCAACGAAGGGATCGGCTCCTTCACCGACGTCACGGAGTCGCTCGAGGTCGAACTCCCGGCCGGGGAACCCCTTTTCGGCGACTTCGACCACGACGGCGACCTCGACCTGGTCGTGGCCTGGGCCGGTGGCGGAACGCTGTTCAGAAACGACCTCGACGGCACCTTCACCGATCTGGGAGAACGGGCGGGTTTCACGACGACGACCGCCCCGGACGTCCCGGCCGCGGATGGGGCGCGGACGATACGCGCCGCGTTTGCCGACCTTGACGACGACGACGACCTCGACTTCGTGCTCCCCGATCCTGCCGGCGGCCTGAGGCTGCACGACAACCGCAGGCTGGGACTGTTCGCCGAAGTGGCCGCCGAGCGCGGCCTGGCGGAGGCGGGGGAGGGGACCGCAGGACTCGACCTGGTGGCTGCCGGCGACTACGACAACGACGGTCGGCCCGACCTTCTGGGAGGCCGGAGCGGCGGACCGGGCGTGGTTCTCCTCCGCAACCGGGGAGACGGCACGTTCACCGAGGACACCCGTCCAACCGCCCTCCGGGAAGGCGCCGAAGCCATCTCGGTAACCGACCTCTCGTTTGTGGACTTCGACAACGACGGCTGGCTCGACATCGTCCTGGGCGGCGAGGCCGACGGCGCATCGACGGGCAGGGCGCTGCTCTTCCGCAACGCGGCCGCAGGGCGCTTCGACCCCATGATCGGGATCGTTCCCGATCTGCCCGCTCCGGTACGTCGCATAGCCGCGCGGGATTTCGAAGCCGACGGCGACCTGGACCTCTTCGTGTCGCTCGCCGACAACTCCGTCCGTCTTCTCCGCAACGAAGGCGGCAACGCGAACCACTACCTGAAGATCGCGCTCGTCGGCCTCTCGACCGGAAGCGGCAAGAACAATCACCACGGCATCGGCGCCAAGGTGGAGATCCGCGCGGGCGGGCTCTACCAGACCCGGACCGTGACCGAACCCGAGCTCCATGTCGGCCTAGGCGGTCACTCCGCGGCGGACGTGGTCAGGGTGCGGTGGACGAACGGGGTGCCGCAGAACCTTTTCTACCCGCGCGCCAACCAGTCGGTGGTGGAGGAGCAGATCCTCAAGGGGTCGTGTCCGTTCCTCTACGCCTGGGACGGCGAGCGCTTCGCCATGGTCACCGACCTCATGTGGAAGAGCGCCTTGGGTATGCCGCTGGGGCTGATGGCGCAGGGGCACGCCGAGTTCGCGCCGCCGGGAGCTTCGCAGGAATACCTTCGTCTGCCGAGCGGGGCGCTCGAGGAGCGCGACGGCACCTACGAGCTCAGGGTGACCGGCGAGCTCTGGGAGATCATCTATATGGACGAGGTCGAACTCATTGCCGTCGACCATCCCGATTCCTTCGACGTGTACGTGGACGAACGCTTCGCTTTCGTGACCGGGGAGGTGCCGCTCGAGCTGCACCGGGTGAGGGAGCGCCGCCCCTTAGCCGCCGCCGTCGACCACCGGGGTAGGGACGTACGGGACCTGCTCGAGCGGGCCGACGACCGCTACGTCGCGGGATTCGTCCCCGAACGTTACCAGGGCGTGAGCCGACTTCACTCTCTGGAGCTCGACCTGGGACCGGCGGCCGAAGGCGAACAGGTCAAGCTTTTCATGCGCGGCTGGATCTTCCCGACCGACGCATCGATCAACATGGCCCTCTCGCAGTCCGACGAACTCGCCGCGATCATGCCTTATGTGGAGGTGCCCGACGGAGGCGGCTGGCGCACGGTGGTGACCGACTTCTCGTTTCCCGCAGGGAAGGACAAGACGGTCATCCAGGATCTCACCGGTCTCCTCGCGCCGGGGGATCCTCGGGTGCGCATCTCGACCACGATGAACATCTACTGGGACGAGGCCTTCGTCTCGATCGGCGCGGGTGCGGGACCGACGGAGATCGCTCGTCTGGAGCCCGTCGGCGCGGAACTCCGCTACCACGGCGTGGCCGACCGCTTCCGGAGAGGCGGACCCGACGGACCTCACTGGGCCTCTTACTATGAAGCGCAGGAGGTGGCGCCCTGGCGACCGATTCTGGGAAATCGGACCCGGTACGGCGATGTTCGCGAACTGCTTCTCCACGACGACTCCCGCTATCCCGTCATGGGACCCGGCGACGAGATCGTCCTGAGCTTCGACGCCGACGAGCTTCCCGAGCTGCCGGGGGGCTGGACCCGGGATTTCCTGATCTACACGACGGGCTGGCTGAAGGACGCCGACCTCTCCACCGCCGCCGGGTGGCAGGTGGGTCCGCTGCCCTTCCACGGGATGAGCTCGTACCCCTACGGAGCTGACGAGAGCTACCCCTATCCCGCGTTGGCCGACACCCTCCACACCCGGCCGCCCGCCGACTATCCGGCATTGGCTTCGGAGAGGCGGTGA